The Lineus longissimus chromosome 2, tnLinLong1.2, whole genome shotgun sequence genome window below encodes:
- the LOC135501622 gene encoding keratin-associated protein 5-4-like isoform X3, whose protein sequence is MADIEIVPTPQTYNEDLDLPVAVIICIAVSCYVFVVIIALIIKQCLQSRGLCGECRLCGSEDQPCCECCISLGQACNCCQQPRVTSCLDRCCPQRKQFDCIDIILCQCCSSPAPGKEPLCGCCDFKCECAFPECDSINCLCFEVTLRQPEPSYPGQSPRSPRQMPRY, encoded by the exons ATGGCCGAC ATTGAGATTGTTCCTACACCTCAGACTTACAATGAAGATTTGGATCTGCCCGTAGCTGTTATCATCTGCATAGCAGTGTCATGTTATGTGTTTGTTGTGATCATAGCTCTTATCATCAAACAGTGCCTTCAG TCTCGGGGCTTATGTGGTGAGTGTCGGTTGTGTGGGAGTGAAGATCAGCCATGCTGTGAGTGCTGTATATCACTGGGCCAAGCTTGTAACTGTTGTCAACAACCAAGAGTCACATCTTGTTTGGATCGGTGCTGTCCTCAGAGAAAG CAATTTGATTGCATTGATATCATCCTGTGTCAATGTTGTTCATCACCAGCTCCAGGAAAAGAGCCATTATGCGGC TGCTGTGATTTCAAATGTGAATGCGCTTTTCCTGAGTGTGATTCCATCAACTGTTTATGCTTTGAAGTGACATTACGGCAGCCGGAACCCTCATATCCGGGTCAATCACCACGCTCGCCTCGTCAGATGCCTCGATACTGA
- the LOC135501622 gene encoding keratin-associated protein 5-4-like isoform X1 translates to MADIEIVPTPQTYNEDLDLPVAVIICIAVSCYVFVVIIALIIKQCLQSRGLCGECRLCGSEDQPCCECCISLGQACNCCQQPRVTSCLDRCCPQRKNLCRNKQFDCIDIILCQCCSSPAPGKEPLCGCCDFKCECAFPECDSINCLCFEVTLRQPEPSYPGQSPRSPRQMPRY, encoded by the exons ATGGCCGAC ATTGAGATTGTTCCTACACCTCAGACTTACAATGAAGATTTGGATCTGCCCGTAGCTGTTATCATCTGCATAGCAGTGTCATGTTATGTGTTTGTTGTGATCATAGCTCTTATCATCAAACAGTGCCTTCAG TCTCGGGGCTTATGTGGTGAGTGTCGGTTGTGTGGGAGTGAAGATCAGCCATGCTGTGAGTGCTGTATATCACTGGGCCAAGCTTGTAACTGTTGTCAACAACCAAGAGTCACATCTTGTTTGGATCGGTGCTGTCCTCAGAGAAAG AATTTGTGTAGAAACAAG CAATTTGATTGCATTGATATCATCCTGTGTCAATGTTGTTCATCACCAGCTCCAGGAAAAGAGCCATTATGCGGC TGCTGTGATTTCAAATGTGAATGCGCTTTTCCTGAGTGTGATTCCATCAACTGTTTATGCTTTGAAGTGACATTACGGCAGCCGGAACCCTCATATCCGGGTCAATCACCACGCTCGCCTCGTCAGATGCCTCGATACTGA